The following DNA comes from Micromonospora chokoriensis.
GGTACTGCCCGTAGCCGTTGTGCCCCTCAGGGGCGTTCGGGCCGGACGGGAAGGTAAGGATGTCTTCCATCGACCAGATTCCGGACGCCGTGTCCGGTCCCGTGATCGTGATTTCAGGCATGGCTCCCGAGTGGGCTGACGGGGCGGCGCCGGTGAGGTCGCGGATCGTGTGGGCGAACTCCTCCGGCGATTTCCAGGTGATCCCATCGGTGACGAGCTTGGCATCGGGCGTGAACAGCGCGGCCAGGTCGTCGTGCTTCTTCTCGTCCACGAAGCGGAAGTAGCGAGCCTTGAGTTGGTGGATCTCCTCGATGTCTTCCAAGCGCTGCACCCGCTCAGCGAGTGACGTGGAGGAGGCGCTCGTCGGGTGGTTGTGCGCGCTCGCCGCCTGGGAGGTGAGGGCTGCTACGCCCACCCCGGCGCCGACCAGCAACGCGGCAGCCGCGGCTGCCGCGCTGACCCGCGACCGCAGCGTCGCTGCGCGACCGGTTTCCTGCTTGCTCATGACGTGGTTCCTTTCGTCTCTGTAACGGTCCCGGACGGCTCGGTCTCGTGCCCTCGTAAGACGAAAGCCTCAGACCGGGCAATACCG
Coding sequences within:
- a CDS encoding nuclear transport factor 2 family protein, translating into MSKQETGRAATLRSRVSAAAAAAALLVGAGVGVAALTSQAASAHNHPTSASSTSLAERVQRLEDIEEIHQLKARYFRFVDEKKHDDLAALFTPDAKLVTDGITWKSPEEFAHTIRDLTGAAPSAHSGAMPEITITGPDTASGIWSMEDILTFPSGPNAPEGHNGYGQYRETYKKVNGQWLIDSVLLTRFWMEPLPAWTPPATTNGR